One Candidatus Bathyarchaeota archaeon DNA window includes the following coding sequences:
- a CDS encoding DUF3368 domain-containing protein yields MVVVNSTPLLYLAKIGKLRKIIEHFGLMVIPETVYDETVRRGMALGKPEAQVINELIKDGRIKVEKVKKILGEIKGLHRGEVEALSLAKGRRDEIIIDDKSAYEYAKILRIKALRSIRVMLTLMKDKELTFDDLKKNLQLLSQSGFWLTADVYARILEEARAISSTTRD; encoded by the coding sequence TTGGTCGTTGTAAATTCTACCCCACTTCTCTATTTAGCTAAAATAGGAAAACTTAGGAAAATTATTGAACATTTCGGGCTGATGGTTATTCCAGAGACAGTTTACGATGAAACAGTGCGTAGAGGGATGGCGTTAGGAAAACCAGAAGCGCAAGTAATCAACGAATTAATCAAAGACGGACGAATCAAAGTCGAGAAAGTGAAGAAAATTTTGGGTGAAATCAAGGGATTACATAGAGGGGAAGTAGAAGCCTTATCACTGGCTAAAGGAAGAAGAGATGAAATCATCATAGACGACAAATCAGCATACGAATATGCCAAGATCCTGAGAATAAAGGCGCTGAGAAGCATAAGAGTGATGCTGACTTTGATGAAAGACAAAGAGTTGACATTTGACGATTTGAAGAAGAATCTGCAGCTGTTGTCTCAGTCAGGATTCTGGTTAACCGCTGACGTGTATGCAAGAATACTTGAAGAAGCACGAGCTATTTCAAGCACAACAAGAGACTAA